In Mycteria americana isolate JAX WOST 10 ecotype Jacksonville Zoo and Gardens chromosome 3, USCA_MyAme_1.0, whole genome shotgun sequence, a single genomic region encodes these proteins:
- the GDF7 gene encoding growth/differentiation factor 7: MRLRAAAAALCLCLLGACRLRRGLEAAAVRGPSAAAPQRPSAAAPSSSSASSSSSSAAASPFSSPPRRDGALRNGTVVPHHYMVALYQRLAARRAPGRRADTVTGFAERARSDASPSAPEQRYLFDISSLPEAEEVTGAELRVLRALPENRSLALSPEGTFHHLLLSTCPSRDGEEPRLLDSRAADILDSGSSRWEVFDVWEALRDWRERSPSGKLLCFLLRIVSDQSGRLLPPRQLGFSKPRPQPHERALLVAFSRTQRKENLFKEIRDKIKALGSPPFLEPPDPGQEAYPKRRKRRTTIAARSGGRGHGKKAKTRCSRKPLHVNFKELGWDDWIIAPLDYEAYHCEGVCDFPLRSHLEPTNHAIIQTLMNSMDPESTPPSCCVPSKLSPISILYIDSGNNVVYKQYEDMVVETCGCR; the protein is encoded by the exons ATGcgcctccgcgccgccgccgccgccctctgcctgtgcctgctggGCGCCTGCCGCCTCCGCCGCGGGCTGGAGGCCGCCGCCGTGCGCGGCCCGTCGGCGGCCGCTCCCCAGCGACCCTCGGCAGCcgcgccttcctcctcctccgcctcctcctcctcctcctccgccgccgcctcccccttctcctccccgccGCGGAGGGACGGGGCTCTCCGCAACGGCACCGTGGTGCCGCACCACTACATGGTGGCCCTCTACCAGCGCCTGGCCGCCCGCCGCGCACCCGGCCGTCGCGCCGACACGGTGACGGGCTTCGCGGAGCGGGCGCGCAGCG ATGCCTCCCCGTCTGCCCCTGAGCAGCGATACCTCTTTGACATCTCCAGTCTGCCCGAGGCGGAAGAGGTGACAGGCGCGGAGCTGCGGGTCCTGCGTGCCCTCCCTGAAAACCGGAGCTTGGCCCTGTCCCCCGAAGGCAccttccaccacctcctcctctccacctgcCCAAGCCGGGATGGTGAGGAGCCCCGGCTGCTGGACTCCAGGGCTGCAGACATTTTGGATTCGGGCTCCTCCAGATGGGAGGTGTTTGATGTCTGGGAAGCCCTGCGGGATTGGAGGGAGAGATCTCCCTCGGGCAAGCTGCTGTGCTTCCTGCTGAGGATCGTCTCGGATCAGTCGGGGCGGCTCCTGCCTCCTCGGCAGCTGGGGTTCAGCaagccccggccgcagccccacGAGCGAGCCCTGCTCGTGGCCTTCTCCCGCACCCAGAGGAAGGAGAACCTCTTCAAGGAGATCCGGGATAAGATCaaggccctgggcagccccccctTCCTGGAGCCCCCCGATCCCGGCCAGGAGGCGTACCCCAAGCGGAGGAAGAGACGGACCACCATCGCTGCCCGGTCTGGGGGCAGAGGCCACGGGAAGAAGGCGAAGACCCGCTGCAGCAGGAAGCCCCTGCACGTGAACTTCAAGGAGCTAGGCTGGGACGACTGGATAATCGCCCCCCTGGATTACGAGGCGTATCACTGCGAGGGGGTCTGTGACTTCCCCCTGCGCTCCCACCTGGAGCCCACCAACCACGCCATCATCCAGACCCTGATGAACTCCATGGACCCAGAGTCCACCCCCCCCAGCTGCTGCGTGCCCTCCAAGCTCAGCCCCATCAGCATCCTCTACATAGACTCCGGGAACAATGTGGTTTACAAACAGTATGAGGACATGGTTGTGGAGACGTGTGGCTGCAGGTAG